The following coding sequences lie in one Eleginops maclovinus isolate JMC-PN-2008 ecotype Puerto Natales chromosome 21, JC_Emac_rtc_rv5, whole genome shotgun sequence genomic window:
- the nfx1 gene encoding transcriptional repressor NF-X1 — MAEGSSDPPDLNPNGASHPKPYQHKSRRGRPRYSNDRNLNSYDPSQQYGHFDPGAKPPFSNDNSNNALHQQPHCRRDDGDRSRGRGRGRRDENRSLNGNSGGSSWQRPGGDNGPYNGNNRGASGFHQGPHPMDGPDRSSWRRQDAGRNFEQSTEDQDAWAKKPRKFIQEPKRGQQLEKGARSKENNSAMQGQRSYDSKVENLSSDIRERNQRSRTGPDSQYDDHHRKPSEPKRRGPIKPPKPPSQEETASERRASVQDDYGYGRSFQDPAACKAGRGSGRQALLQARGGGRRTHHLNQRPGQRNWDKVPESKETQTGCLIEQLSEEKYECMVCCDIIRCMSPVWSCQSCFHVFHLNCIKKWARSPASQADESNEGWRCPACQNVAPKQPTSYTCFCGKVTNPEWQRSEIPHSCGDMCGKKRSGADCNHPCNILCHPGPCPQCPAFITKSCTCGKTSQPMRCGQGAVLQCDKVCGAFLNCAKHICSQVCHSGTCPPCQLQVQQVCYCGVNTRQVLCGTDKDGFDGSGHFTCQKLCGKMLKCEAHRCQQECHRGPCQPCPLSPSLVKTCPCGQTQLTKLLELGYSERRSCSDSIPSCGKTCNKPLACGSSDTIHLCEKLCHEGSCGPCSLTSTIRCKCRSKTKEVPCETIHKEEELVFTCEKRCNKKRSCGRHKCAELCCVNVEHKCLLICGYKLNCGLHRCQEPCHRGNCEPCWQSSFDELACHCGITVLYPPIPCGTKPPECKNMCTRRHECDHPVFHNCHSEEKCPPCTYLTKKWCMGKHEQRSNIACHLQDISCGLTCNKTLPCEMHRCRRICHRGECLAEGSCRQPCALPRTDCGHPCSAPCHKDSSCPRSTCSTKVALQCDCGRRKEMVACTEAANSYQRYAAIAMASKLSDMQLGDSMDIGPFLTKRELKQTRLECDQECATLERNRRLADALQIDSSSDPFNSRSTSIYSDSLKDDARKDLKFVTEVEEEIKNLVELANKGKQLKRSHCFPPMNREHRKIIHELAEVYTVESVSYDSEPKRNVVITAHKGKCACPNSTLTSLIERETSGRAPPPIAHIKQHSSKAVSGGTWSKMVKEEPVIDYFDVQD; from the exons ATGGCCGAGGGCTCGTCAG ACCCACCTGACCTCAATCCAAATGGGGCATCACATCCAAAACCGTACCAGCACAAATCCAGAAGAGGCAGGCCCAGATACAGCAATGACAGAAACCTGAATAGTTATGATCCTTCTCAACAATATGGACACTTTGATCCGGGCGCCAAACCCCCATTTAGCAATGATAACTCAAACAATGCATTGCATCAGCAGCCTCACTGCCGCAGAGATGATGGAGACAGAAGTCGCGGCAGAGGTagagggaggagagatgagAATAGAAGTTTAAATGGAAATTCTGGGGGCTCCAGTTGGCAAAGACCAGGAGGGGATAATGGTCCGTATAATGGGAACAACCGTGGTGCTAGTGGGTTCCACCAAGGGCCTCATCCCATGGATGGACCTGACAGATCCAGTTGGCGAAGACAAGATGCAGGCCGGAATTTTGAACAATCTACTGAAGACCAAGATGCCTGGGCGAAAAAACCCCGGAAGTTTATCCAGGAGCCGAAGAGAGGACAACAGCTTGAAAAGGGCGCCCGCTCTAAGGAGAACAACTCTGCAATGCAAGGTCAAAGGTCATACGACAGCAAAGTAGAAAACCTTTCTTCAGACAtcagagaaagaaatcagaggAGCAGGACAGGTCCAGACTCTCAATATGATGATCATCACAGGAAACCCTCTGAGCCAAAGAGACGAGGACCAATCAAACCACCCAAACCACCATCTCAAGAAGAGACGGCCTCAGAGAGAAGGGCCAGTGTCCAAGATGACTATGGATACGGCAGATCGTTTCAGGATCCTGCTGCCTGTAAAGCTGGCCGAGGCTCAGGACGACAAGCGCTCCTTCAGGccagaggaggggggaggagaacACATCATCTGAACCAAAGGCCGGGCCAGAGGAACTGGGACAAGGTGCCAGAGAGCAAGGAGACGCAGACTG GCTGTCTGATTGAGCAGCTGTCCGAGGAGAAGTATGAGTGCATGGTCTGCTGTGACATCATCCGTTGCATGTCGCCGGTGTGGAGCTGCCAGAGCTGCTTCCACGTCTTCCACCTGAACTGCATCAAGAAGTGGGCTCGATCCCCGGCCTCGCAGGCAGACG AATCTAATGAAGGCTGGCGTTGTCCGGCCTGCCAGAATGTTGCACCGAAACAACCGACCTCCTACACCTGCTTCTGTG GTAAAGTGACTAACCCAGAGTGGCAGCGCAGTGAGATTCCACACAGCTGTGGAGACATGTGCGGGAAGAAAAGGAGCGGAGCGGACTGCAACCACCCCTGTAACAT CTTATGTCATCCTGGACCCTGTCCTCAATGTCCTGCCTTTATAACAAAATCCTGTACCTGTGGGAAGACCAG CCAACCAATGCGCTGTGGACAGGGTGCTGTGCTGCAGTGTGACAAGGTGTGCGGAGCCTTTCTTAACTGTGCTAAACACATCTGTAGCCAGGTGTGCCACAGTGGGACGTGTCCACCCTGCCAGCTGCAGGTCCAGCAGG TTTGCTACTGTGGTGTTAACACTCGCCAAGTCCTGTGTGGCACAGATAAAGACGGGTTTGATGGTTCGGGACATTTTACCTGTCAAAAACTATGTGGAAA GATGCTGAAGTGTGAAGCTCACCGCTGCCAGCAGGAGTGCCACCGCGGCCCGTGCCAGCCGTGCCCGCTCTCCCCGAGCCTGGTGAAGACATGTCCCTGCGGACAGACCCAACTGACCAAACTCCTGGAACTGGGCTACTCGGAGCGACGCAGCTGCTCTGATTCCATCCCCTCCTGCGGAAAGACGTGCAACAAACCCTTGGCCTGTGGCTCCAGCG acaCCATCCATCTGTGTGAGAAGTTGTGCCACGAGGGCAGCTGCGGGCCGTGCTCCCTGACGTCGACTATCAGATGCAAATGTCGCTCCAAGACCAAG gagGTCCCATGTGAAACGATCCATAAAGAAG AGGAGCTCGTCTTCACCTGTGAGAAACGTTGCAACAAGAAACGCTCCTGCGGCCGACACAAATGCGCCGAGCTGTGTTGTGTG AATGTGGAGCACAAGTGCCTCCTGATCTGCGGCTACAAGCTCAACTGTGGCCTCCACCGCTGCCAGGAGCCCTGTCACCGTGGAAACTGTGAGCCCTGCTGGCAGTCCA GTTTTGATGAGCTGGCGTGTCACTGTGGGATCACTGTCTTGTACCCGCCCATCCCCTGTGGCACAAAGCCACCAGAGTGCAAAAACATGTGTACAAGAAGACACGAGTGCGACCATCCTG tGTTTCACAACTGCCACAGTGAAGAGAAGTGTCCTCCGTGCACATACCTCACCAAGAAATGGTGCATGGGAAAGCACGAG CAACGCAGCAACATCGCATGTCACCTGCAGGACATCTCATGCGGCCTGACGTGCAACAAAACGCTCCCGTGTGAGATGCACCGCTGCAGACGGATCTGCCACCGGGGCGAGTGTCTGGCAGAAGGCAGCTGCCGCCAGCCCTGCGCTCTGCCGCGGACAGACTGCGGCCACCCGTGCTCCGCTCCCTGTCATAAGGACAGCAGCTGCCCACGCTCCACCTGCAGCACCAAG GTCGCTCTGCAGTGTGATTGCGGTCGACGGAAGGAGATGGTGGCCTGCACAGAAGCAGCCAATTCATATCAGAG GTACGCAGCCATCGCCATGGCCAGCAAGCTGTCTGACATGCAGCTCGGAGACTCCATGGACATCGGGCCGTTCCTCACTAAGAGGGAGCTCAAACAGACCAG GCTTGAATGTGATCAAGAGTGTGCCACTCTGGAGAGGAACAGACGTTTGGCCGATGCGTTGCAGATAGACTCATCCTCTGACCCTTTCAATTCCCGCTCTACTTCTATCTACAGCGACAGCCTCAAAGACGATGCCAG AAAAGACCTGAAATTCGTCACGGAGGTAGAAGAGGAGATCAAGAATCTTGTTGAGCTTGCTAATAAG GGAAAGCAGCTAAAGAGGAGCCACTGTTTCCCGCCAATGAACCGAGAACACCGGAAGATCATCCACGAACTGGCCGAGGTCTACACTGTGGAGAGCGTGAGCTACGACAGCGAGCCCAAACGCAACGTGGTCATCACAGCCCACAA AGGGAAATGCGCCTGTCCAAACTCAACCCTGACATCACTGATAGAGCGTGAGACCTCTGGGAGGGCCCCTCCTCCTATCGCTCACATCAAGCAGCACAGCAGCAA GGCTGTCAGTGGAGGTACCTGGTCGAAGATGGTGAAAGAAGAACCTGTGATAGATTATTTTGATGTCCAGGACTAA